One window from the genome of Desulfovibrio psychrotolerans encodes:
- the hflK gene encoding FtsH protease activity modulator HflK → MNWDWEKLQEKRQRQSGGGQGPGPGWTPSGPGGDPVGESLKKLRNLKFPAGKAIIGVLLFLWLASGIFIVEPAEVGVVLRFGEHVRTVESGPHYHMPFPIESVYKPNVMEIRRVEVGFRSVDRNTAAQQGGVRPVKEESHMLTGDENIVDVQFIVQYQISDPVAYLFNVTQQSWTVKNAAEAAMREIIGYNQIDNALTEGKTEIQNRCRDLLQNILDRYGIGVRVIAVQMQNVHPPREVIDAFKDVASAREDRSRIVNEAEAYRNELLPKARGLAAEVVNQAQAYRETVVRNAEGEAARFTAVLEEYNKAKDVTRKRMYLETMEEILSNPEIEKIIMPDKGLSGIVPYLPLDKTVRTKKGGE, encoded by the coding sequence ATGAACTGGGATTGGGAAAAACTGCAAGAAAAACGGCAAAGGCAATCCGGCGGCGGACAGGGCCCCGGTCCCGGCTGGACACCCAGCGGACCGGGTGGTGATCCTGTTGGCGAAAGCCTGAAAAAGCTGCGGAACCTCAAATTTCCCGCAGGCAAGGCCATAATCGGCGTGCTGCTTTTTCTTTGGCTGGCTTCCGGCATCTTCATCGTGGAACCTGCGGAAGTGGGCGTGGTGCTGCGTTTCGGCGAACATGTCCGAACCGTGGAATCCGGCCCCCACTATCACATGCCGTTCCCGATTGAATCCGTTTACAAACCTAACGTTATGGAAATCCGTCGTGTGGAGGTGGGCTTCCGGTCCGTGGACCGCAACACCGCCGCCCAACAGGGTGGAGTCCGTCCGGTCAAGGAAGAGTCGCACATGCTCACCGGTGACGAGAACATCGTAGATGTTCAGTTCATCGTGCAGTACCAGATAAGCGACCCTGTAGCCTATCTCTTCAACGTCACGCAGCAGTCGTGGACAGTGAAGAACGCGGCAGAAGCCGCCATGCGCGAAATCATCGGGTACAACCAGATTGATAACGCCCTCACCGAAGGCAAGACAGAAATCCAGAACAGATGCCGCGACCTGCTGCAAAACATTCTGGACCGCTACGGAATCGGCGTGCGTGTCATAGCCGTGCAGATGCAGAATGTGCATCCCCCCCGCGAGGTCATAGACGCTTTCAAGGACGTGGCAAGCGCCCGTGAGGACCGCAGCCGAATCGTTAACGAGGCGGAAGCCTACCGGAACGAACTGCTGCCCAAAGCACGCGGTCTCGCTGCCGAAGTCGTGAACCAGGCGCAGGCGTACCGCGAAACCGTTGTGCGCAACGCAGAGGGTGAAGCAGCCCGCTTCACTGCCGTCCTTGAAGAGTACAACAAGGCCAAGGACGTTACCAGAAAGCGTATGTATCTTGAAACCATGGAAGAAATACTTTCCAACCCGGAAATTGAAAAGATCATCATGCCGGACAAGGGCCTTTCCGGCATAGTTCCCTACCTGCCGCTGGACAAAACCGTGCGCACCAAGAAGGGAGGGGAATAA